One window of Anaerolineae bacterium genomic DNA carries:
- a CDS encoding Translation elongation factor G-related protein, whose amino-acid sequence MKEYSTESIRNIALASHSSSGKTMLVEAFLHQTGATTRLGKIEDGTTVADFEEEEIRRGISLSTAVIPVEYKNCKLNFLDTPGYNDFIGEMISALRVADGVLVLVDSVAGAEVGTEIAWSYCDKFHLPRFVVINKMNRDNANYRKALESVREISDTRLIPVQLPWGEKADFQGVIDLITMKAYAGAGNQAQDIPAEFLEEAESARMELIEAAAEGEDALLEKYLEGEELTSAEIVRGLKKVVSNGSFIPVFVAAGSAEIGIFPLLDACLELFPSPKDVPPAKGVGANGEEVEVICNDQEPFAAYVWKTTADPFVGKITYFRVYSGVINSDTKVWNSNKETEERLGTLSILRGKEAMPVKIVHAGDIATVPKLSVTSTGDTLCDRTRVVKLPIPEYPNALYQVAVFPKTQADSAKISPTLTRLCEEDMTLSWRQEPSTNQTILQGMGDQHIDVAIRKAETKFQTAMHIELPKVPYLETITKQGQATYRHKKQTGGAGQFAEVAMRIEPYPDGEYAFSNDVFGGAISSSFMPAIEKGIKSVMKEGVLAGYPVKNVKVSVYDGKEHPVDSKPVAFEIAGREAFKLCVKDAAPVLLEPIMNVKIIVPEANMGDVLGDLNTRRARVQGMDTEKGRSVVTAQVPLAEMLRYTADLRSITGGRGVFTMEFSHYEIVPAHLAQEIIAARQKELEAKKEE is encoded by the coding sequence ATGAAAGAATATTCAACAGAAAGCATTCGGAATATTGCGCTTGCCTCTCACAGTAGCAGTGGAAAAACTATGTTGGTGGAGGCATTTCTACATCAAACTGGGGCGACAACTCGCCTGGGAAAAATCGAAGACGGCACGACAGTGGCAGATTTCGAGGAAGAGGAGATTCGACGCGGAATCTCTCTTTCAACCGCAGTTATTCCTGTGGAATACAAAAATTGTAAATTGAATTTTCTCGATACCCCTGGATACAACGATTTCATCGGTGAAATGATTTCTGCCCTGCGGGTTGCCGATGGCGTTCTCGTCCTGGTGGATTCGGTGGCCGGGGCTGAAGTTGGGACAGAGATCGCCTGGAGTTATTGCGACAAGTTTCATCTGCCGCGCTTTGTGGTCATCAACAAAATGAATCGCGACAATGCAAACTATCGTAAAGCCTTAGAGTCAGTCCGCGAAATCTCCGATACGCGCCTGATACCGGTTCAGTTACCATGGGGAGAAAAAGCCGATTTCCAGGGAGTGATTGACTTAATCACGATGAAAGCTTACGCAGGGGCGGGAAATCAAGCTCAGGATATCCCCGCTGAATTTCTCGAAGAAGCTGAATCGGCGCGGATGGAATTGATAGAAGCAGCAGCAGAGGGCGAAGACGCCTTGTTGGAAAAATATCTAGAGGGCGAGGAACTCACCAGTGCAGAAATTGTGAGGGGTCTAAAGAAGGTTGTATCAAACGGCTCTTTCATTCCGGTTTTTGTAGCGGCTGGGTCGGCTGAAATCGGAATTTTTCCTTTGTTGGATGCTTGTCTGGAATTGTTCCCCTCTCCGAAAGATGTTCCTCCTGCTAAAGGCGTAGGGGCAAATGGAGAAGAGGTGGAGGTGATCTGTAACGACCAGGAACCTTTTGCAGCTTATGTGTGGAAGACTACGGCTGACCCCTTTGTCGGTAAGATTACTTACTTCCGGGTCTATTCGGGTGTAATCAATTCCGACACAAAAGTATGGAACTCGAATAAAGAGACAGAGGAAAGATTGGGCACTTTGAGTATCTTGCGTGGTAAGGAAGCCATGCCGGTAAAAATTGTCCATGCCGGGGATATTGCGACAGTTCCAAAGCTCAGCGTTACTTCGACCGGGGATACCTTGTGCGATCGGACAAGAGTGGTCAAGTTACCCATCCCGGAATATCCAAATGCCCTTTATCAGGTGGCGGTATTCCCAAAAACGCAAGCCGACTCGGCAAAGATTTCACCTACATTAACTCGTCTGTGCGAAGAAGATATGACCTTGTCCTGGAGGCAAGAACCGTCAACCAATCAGACTATTTTGCAAGGTATGGGTGATCAACACATTGATGTGGCAATTCGCAAGGCTGAGACGAAATTCCAAACCGCAATGCACATTGAGTTACCCAAAGTGCCTTATTTGGAGACCATAACCAAACAGGGGCAGGCTACCTATCGCCATAAGAAACAAACTGGTGGGGCGGGACAATTTGCAGAGGTAGCCATGCGCATTGAACCCTATCCAGATGGCGAGTATGCATTTTCTAATGATGTCTTTGGTGGGGCAATTTCTTCGAGCTTCATGCCGGCGATCGAAAAGGGGATTAAGTCGGTTATGAAAGAGGGCGTCCTGGCTGGTTACCCGGTGAAGAACGTCAAAGTCTCGGTTTATGACGGGAAAGAGCATCCGGTTGACTCAAAGCCCGTTGCCTTTGAAATCGCCGGGCGAGAAGCTTTCAAACTATGCGTAAAAGACGCAGCCCCTGTGTTGCTTGAGCCAATTATGAACGTCAAGATCATTGTTCCCGAAGCGAACATGGGAGATGTCTTGGGCGATTTGAACACCCGTCGGGCGCGTGTACAAGGTATGGATACCGAAAAAGGACGTTCAGTGGTGACAGCTCAAGTTCCTCTGGCAGAGATGTTACGTTACACGGCTGATCTGCGATCAATTACCGGTGGACGAGGGGTTTTCACAATGGAGTTCTCTCATTATGAAATTGTCCCTGCCCATCTTGCTCAGGAAATCATTGCTGCTCGCCAGAAAGAATTGGAAGCAAAGAAAGAGGAATAA
- a CDS encoding Methyltransferase gives MKLWRRFFFEWMYFRSPPWDSGIVPPEVVDFVTHHPPGRAIDLGCGTGTNAIYLAKQGWQVVGVDFSRKALSIARRKSRAYGVKVDFVHDDVSVLSKVQGSFDLVLDIGCFHSLSPAQKYRYLRRIGEILVPDGYFLLYGFINRPPNTTSIQPEDIQAIQTSLTMIDQQIGEDKGRAAAWFILKKKPISFKD, from the coding sequence ATGAAATTATGGCGGCGTTTCTTCTTTGAATGGATGTATTTTCGCTCTCCCCCCTGGGATAGCGGCATCGTTCCGCCTGAAGTGGTAGATTTTGTTACCCATCACCCACCTGGAAGAGCAATTGATTTAGGCTGTGGAACGGGAACAAACGCCATCTATCTCGCAAAACAGGGTTGGCAGGTAGTTGGTGTAGACTTTTCTCGCAAGGCCCTTTCCATTGCCCGGCGCAAAAGCAGAGCATATGGTGTTAAGGTGGATTTTGTCCACGATGATGTAAGTGTGCTGAGCAAAGTTCAAGGTTCTTTTGATTTGGTATTGGACATCGGTTGCTTTCATAGCCTTTCTCCGGCTCAAAAATACCGCTACCTTAGACGAATAGGAGAAATCCTCGTTCCAGACGGATATTTTCTGCTATATGGCTTTATCAACCGGCCGCCCAATACCACCTCGATCCAGCCAGAGGACATCCAGGCTATCCAGACTTCCCTGACAATGATCGACCAACAAATCGGAGAAGACAAAGGAAGAGCTGCAGCCTGGTTTATACTGAAGAAAAAACCGATTTCTTTTAAAGATTGA
- a CDS encoding Phosphoglyceromutase, whose translation MKVIFLFLDGVGLGNPDPSQNPFLIADTPFLDSLLRGKKLCKGLNFYWGDLVSIFELDACVGVAGIPQSATGQAILLTGQNIPQQLGYHYGPKPNPEIARYLTNGNLFHVLQSRSYHTCYLNAFPPTYFENIASRRRLYSAIPLAVTSAGIKLRSLDDLIAGDALSADFTAEGWRTRLGFENVPTLSLEQAAKRIAEIASQYDLTFFEYWLSDYAGHHQNMGEAIQIVETIDRVLESLINYWDLSQGMIWMTSDHGNIEDLSHRRHTLNPVPLLIFGSPGLRKEFPVFRSLLDIYPALLKLFP comes from the coding sequence ATGAAAGTCATTTTTCTTTTCCTCGATGGGGTCGGTCTTGGCAACCCTGACCCTTCACAAAATCCATTCCTGATAGCAGATACACCATTCCTGGACTCTCTCCTCCGGGGTAAAAAATTATGTAAGGGATTAAATTTTTATTGGGGGGATCTGGTTTCCATATTCGAACTCGATGCGTGTGTTGGCGTGGCAGGCATTCCACAGTCTGCTACCGGGCAAGCCATACTGCTAACCGGTCAAAACATTCCGCAACAATTGGGATACCACTACGGGCCGAAACCCAATCCCGAGATAGCCCGCTATCTAACCAATGGGAATCTGTTCCATGTTCTTCAGTCCCGAAGTTATCACACCTGCTATCTAAATGCCTTTCCTCCAACCTACTTCGAGAATATTGCTTCGCGCAGAAGGCTTTACTCAGCCATACCGCTGGCAGTCACTTCAGCAGGAATAAAGCTGCGCAGCCTGGATGATCTGATCGCCGGCGATGCCCTTTCCGCAGATTTTACCGCTGAAGGCTGGCGCACTCGCCTGGGTTTCGAAAACGTTCCCACTCTCTCCCTGGAACAAGCCGCCAAAAGGATCGCCGAAATTGCATCCCAATACGATTTGACCTTCTTTGAGTATTGGCTGAGCGATTATGCAGGTCATCATCAAAATATGGGAGAGGCGATTCAGATTGTGGAAACTATCGATCGGGTACTGGAGAGCTTGATAAACTACTGGGACTTGTCACAGGGGATGATCTGGATGACATCTGATCACGGAAACATCGAGGATTTAAGTCATCGCCGTCATACATTAAACCCTGTTCCGCTCCTCATTTTTGGTTCTCCAGGGTTGCGTAAAGAATTTCCTGTCTTTCGCTCTCTGCTGGACATTTATCCAGCCCTTCTAAAACTTTTCCCCTAA
- a CDS encoding Long-chain-fatty-acid--CoA ligase — translation MFDRPWFKHYDKGVPFHIDYPEIPLFELLEESARKYPDAPCTIFKGAVITYKEMSELTDRLAGALADLGVKKGDRVGIFMPNTPQFVIAYFGILKAGGVVVATNPLYTPREIEHQVKDAGIEIMIVMSNFYNTIKKVQPNTPIKKVIVTNLKETLPPVLRLLFTLAKEKKGGFRVQIQDGDYWFQDLLAKYPPSSRPKIEINADDVALFQYSGGTTGISKGAIALHRNLVANSLQIHSWMPDIEEGKEVVLMAIPLFHVYGMVAGMCFAIKAAASMVMIPNPRDLKDVLDSIQKYKATIYPGVPTMYNAINNHPDVIAGKYKLSTIKACISGSAPLMRETKVKFEQLTGGKLVEGYGLSEAPTATHCNPLYATDSPIGSIGLPLPDVDCKIISLDDEVTELPPGEVGELVIKGPQVFKGYHNMPTETENTLRNGWLYTGDIARMDEEGYFYIVDRKKELIKPGGYQVWPREVEEVIMGHPKVLEVGVAGVPDPYRGETVKAWIVPKPGETLTEQEILDWCKERLAKYKVPTQIEFRAELPKTTVGKILRRELVREHKEKVA, via the coding sequence ATGTTTGACCGTCCGTGGTTTAAGCATTACGATAAGGGAGTTCCTTTCCACATTGACTATCCAGAGATCCCATTGTTCGAGTTGCTTGAAGAATCTGCGAGGAAGTATCCGGATGCTCCATGTACAATCTTCAAGGGAGCAGTCATCACCTACAAAGAGATGAGTGAATTAACGGATCGACTGGCGGGTGCCCTGGCCGATCTTGGGGTAAAGAAGGGAGACAGGGTGGGGATTTTCATGCCCAATACACCGCAATTTGTTATAGCTTACTTTGGAATCCTCAAAGCTGGGGGCGTAGTGGTGGCGACCAATCCTTTGTATACGCCGCGTGAGATAGAGCATCAGGTCAAGGATGCCGGCATTGAGATTATGATTGTGATGAGTAACTTCTATAACACAATAAAAAAAGTGCAACCAAACACGCCGATTAAGAAAGTAATCGTTACCAATCTCAAGGAAACTTTGCCGCCGGTCCTCCGTTTGCTGTTCACCCTGGCGAAGGAAAAGAAAGGCGGTTTTCGCGTCCAAATTCAGGATGGGGATTACTGGTTTCAGGATTTGTTAGCCAAATATCCTCCATCTTCGCGACCAAAGATCGAAATTAACGCCGATGATGTGGCACTTTTTCAATATAGTGGCGGTACCACCGGGATATCGAAAGGAGCAATTGCCCTTCATCGTAACCTAGTTGCCAATTCCTTGCAGATTCATAGTTGGATGCCAGATATTGAAGAGGGTAAAGAGGTTGTTTTGATGGCCATTCCGTTGTTTCATGTCTATGGCATGGTGGCAGGAATGTGTTTTGCGATCAAGGCGGCGGCATCAATGGTCATGATTCCAAATCCGCGTGACCTAAAAGACGTTTTGGATAGTATTCAGAAATATAAAGCGACGATTTATCCCGGTGTACCGACCATGTATAACGCTATCAACAATCACCCCGATGTGATTGCCGGTAAATACAAGCTCAGTACGATCAAAGCGTGTATTTCGGGTTCAGCACCCTTGATGCGGGAGACAAAAGTAAAGTTCGAGCAACTTACTGGAGGTAAACTTGTCGAGGGATATGGGCTGTCCGAAGCACCTACTGCCACTCACTGTAACCCTCTCTATGCTACCGATAGCCCGATTGGTTCGATTGGCTTGCCACTTCCCGATGTGGACTGTAAGATTATCAGCTTAGATGATGAAGTCACCGAATTACCGCCTGGTGAAGTCGGAGAATTGGTTATCAAAGGTCCACAGGTTTTCAAAGGTTATCATAATATGCCAACGGAAACCGAAAACACCCTGAGAAATGGGTGGCTTTATACCGGCGATATTGCCCGTATGGATGAAGAAGGTTACTTCTATATCGTAGATAGAAAGAAGGAATTGATCAAACCTGGCGGTTATCAAGTCTGGCCGCGCGAAGTCGAAGAAGTAATCATGGGTCACCCGAAGGTACTGGAGGTAGGCGTGGCGGGTGTTCCAGATCCATATCGAGGGGAAACTGTAAAAGCCTGGATAGTCCCCAAGCCCGGAGAGACTCTAACGGAACAGGAGATTCTGGATTGGTGCAAAGAAAGACTTGCAAAGTATAAAGTTCCTACCCAGATTGAGTTCCGGGCTGAGTTGCCCAAGACGACGGTCGGGAAGATTTTGCGCCGTGAATTGGTACGCGAGCATAAGGAAAAAGTGGCATAG
- a CDS encoding D-alanine--D-alanine ligase, which translates to MGNKKRIAVLANLKKNAPKLPGMPVDQWDDLDSEKTVYAIVEAIRVSGHECEFLEGDITLIDTIRKYKPDLCFNICEGHFGDAREAQVPAILEMLRIPYTGSKVLTLALTLDKPMTKRVLTYHDLPTPPFQVFEDPDEPISPDLQFPLFVKPSREGTGIGVSQKSIVSNSSELRQQIQEILVRYQQPALVERYIEGREVTVGVIGNLKPPAARRLPEDEESPRIQAGLMFLPPLEVDLTPFQNSDVVYSNRLKVDLADQLNYICPAPLDEETIQELNWYTAAVFRVTGALDVARVDFRLDQNDNWKPYILEINPLPGLSPGVSDLVIEAAALGISHTEVVNLILTTAMRRYRMLP; encoded by the coding sequence ATGGGCAATAAAAAACGGATTGCGGTTTTAGCCAACTTAAAGAAAAACGCTCCTAAGCTTCCAGGAATGCCAGTGGATCAGTGGGATGACCTGGACTCAGAGAAAACGGTCTATGCAATTGTTGAAGCGATTCGGGTCAGCGGTCATGAATGCGAATTTCTGGAAGGAGATATTACGCTTATCGACACGATCAGAAAGTACAAACCCGATTTGTGTTTCAACATCTGTGAAGGTCATTTTGGGGATGCGCGTGAGGCTCAAGTGCCGGCGATTCTTGAAATGCTTCGGATACCTTATACAGGCTCGAAGGTGCTTACCCTGGCGCTTACGTTGGATAAACCGATGACCAAGCGAGTCTTGACCTATCATGATTTACCTACGCCACCTTTTCAAGTATTTGAAGACCCTGATGAACCAATCAGCCCGGATCTGCAATTCCCATTATTTGTAAAACCGAGTCGGGAGGGCACAGGAATCGGAGTCTCACAAAAATCGATTGTGTCAAACTCCAGCGAGTTAAGACAACAGATTCAGGAGATTCTTGTCAGGTATCAACAGCCAGCACTTGTTGAAAGGTACATCGAGGGGAGAGAAGTCACCGTTGGTGTCATTGGGAATCTGAAACCTCCAGCAGCGCGACGGCTGCCTGAAGACGAAGAGTCACCGCGCATTCAAGCCGGTTTGATGTTTTTACCACCTTTGGAAGTGGATCTTACCCCATTCCAAAACAGTGATGTCGTCTATAGTAATCGGCTAAAAGTCGATCTGGCTGACCAGTTGAATTACATTTGTCCTGCTCCACTTGATGAAGAGACGATCCAAGAATTAAACTGGTACACGGCGGCTGTTTTTCGGGTAACAGGGGCATTAGATGTTGCGAGAGTTGATTTTCGCTTAGATCAGAATGATAACTGGAAACCTTATATTTTAGAGATCAATCCCTTACCCGGCTTATCTCCAGGGGTCTCTGATTTAGTCATTGAAGCAGCAGCCCTGGGGATCAGCCATACCGAAGTGGTTAATCTGATACTAACTACAGCCATGCGACGCTACAGAATGTTGCCATAA